One Thalassotalea sediminis DNA segment encodes these proteins:
- a CDS encoding Spy/CpxP family protein refolding chaperone — protein sequence MKHITVKTVFMVVSLSLPTAFNVNALPFEQGKGMHHKEQCGHKGMPKLAKMAKMLNLDSEQKEQIKAIYRQAKSDKQQNRSENRGYRQKLKALIHSNSFNEQAFLTLYNSNYQHMADAALQRAKVKNAIYNILTSEQQEKFKKLKAKRKGKRNRNDGVSE from the coding sequence ATGAAACACATTACAGTAAAAACAGTGTTTATGGTTGTTAGTTTATCTTTACCAACAGCTTTCAATGTAAATGCGTTACCTTTTGAACAAGGTAAAGGTATGCACCATAAAGAGCAATGTGGCCATAAAGGCATGCCAAAATTGGCAAAGATGGCAAAAATGTTAAATTTAGATAGTGAACAAAAGGAACAAATTAAAGCTATCTACCGTCAAGCAAAAAGTGATAAACAACAAAACCGTTCTGAAAACAGGGGTTATCGTCAGAAACTGAAAGCGCTTATCCATAGTAATAGTTTTAATGAACAAGCGTTTTTAACGCTATATAACTCAAACTATCAACATATGGCCGACGCTGCGCTTCAACGAGCAAAAGTTAAAAATGCTATATATAACATTTTGACGAGTGAGCAACAGGAAAAGTTTAAAAAACTTAAAGCGAAGCGCAAAGGTAAACGCAATCGTAATGACGGGGTGAGCGAATAA
- the asd gene encoding archaetidylserine decarboxylase (Phosphatidylserine decarboxylase is synthesized as a single chain precursor. Generation of the pyruvoyl active site from a Ser is coupled to cleavage of a Gly-Ser bond between the larger (beta) and smaller (alpha chains). It is an integral membrane protein.): protein MMPKHAISRLVGKFAAAEAGWLTTKAIRWFIKAYNINMAEAKLKNAEDFSTFNDFFTRELEEGARPINPNAHEVCYPVDGAISQQGDIIDGQLIQAKGFNYSLTSLLGGNDETAKPFENGKFSCIYLAPKDYHRIHMPMDATLREMIYIPGELFSVNPLTAKNVPDLFARNERVVTVFDTEHGKLAMVLVGATIVASIETTWAGTITPPAGKDIFRWQYPVEGSSAIHLKKGDEMGRFKLGSTVVATFAPNMIDFAPDAGPETVTRLGEHFATLAEKPEANA, encoded by the coding sequence ATGATGCCAAAACACGCTATTTCTCGACTTGTCGGAAAATTTGCTGCTGCAGAAGCAGGCTGGTTAACCACAAAGGCTATTCGCTGGTTTATTAAAGCTTATAACATCAATATGGCCGAAGCCAAACTTAAGAATGCTGAAGACTTTTCAACGTTTAATGATTTTTTTACGCGTGAGTTAGAAGAAGGCGCGCGTCCAATAAACCCAAATGCCCATGAAGTCTGTTATCCTGTTGACGGTGCGATAAGTCAGCAAGGCGATATTATTGATGGACAACTCATTCAAGCGAAAGGGTTTAATTACAGCTTAACGAGTTTATTAGGCGGAAACGATGAAACAGCCAAGCCTTTTGAAAATGGCAAGTTTTCATGTATCTATTTGGCACCAAAGGATTACCACCGTATACATATGCCAATGGATGCAACACTCCGTGAGATGATCTATATCCCAGGAGAGTTATTTTCAGTAAACCCATTAACGGCAAAAAATGTACCTGATTTATTCGCTCGTAATGAACGTGTTGTAACCGTTTTTGATACTGAACATGGAAAACTCGCCATGGTATTAGTTGGTGCTACCATCGTAGCCAGTATTGAAACCACATGGGCAGGCACTATTACTCCGCCAGCAGGCAAAGATATTTTTCGTTGGCAATATCCCGTAGAAGGCTCTAGCGCTATTCATTTGAAAAAAGGCGATGAAATGGGCAGGTTTAAGTTAGGTTCAACCGTTGTTGCTACCTTCGCACCAAACATGATTGATTTTGCGCCCGATGCAGGCCCTGAAACAGTAACACGACTTGGGGAGCACTTCGCAACGTTAGCAGAAAAACCTGAGGCTAACGCGTGA
- a CDS encoding cation diffusion facilitator family transporter has protein sequence MTNKTEYGFWVKFAALCAVTFAILQIVIKLYAWFVTDASAMLASATDSLLDLAASFVNLVMLFIALRPADDNHKFGHGKAESLTGLFQSAFILASAILLILHGLEHVYNPPVIQQTHIGIWVTVIAFMLTLLLVTIQKKVLIKTNSIAIEADSLHYQSDLLLNGAVLLSLLATEYIWANVDGIFTVCVGFFLIYGALQILHKSIKQLMDHELNEDELALVKRAVSEHADTIGVHDIRSRQSGATRFIQFHLELDDHLSLYQAHQVGEDIRIVLEAKLAPCEIFIHHDPTSTVSKD, from the coding sequence ATGACAAATAAAACTGAGTATGGATTCTGGGTAAAGTTCGCGGCGTTATGTGCCGTTACATTTGCCATTTTACAAATTGTTATAAAGCTATATGCGTGGTTTGTAACTGATGCGAGTGCGATGTTGGCATCTGCAACAGACTCTTTACTTGATTTAGCCGCTTCATTTGTCAATCTAGTGATGTTATTTATTGCACTTCGTCCTGCCGACGACAATCATAAGTTCGGTCATGGTAAAGCTGAAAGTTTAACAGGGTTATTTCAATCAGCATTTATTTTGGCATCAGCAATATTGCTTATTTTGCATGGCCTTGAGCACGTCTATAATCCGCCAGTTATTCAGCAAACACATATTGGTATTTGGGTGACGGTTATTGCCTTCATGCTGACGTTATTATTAGTGACAATACAAAAGAAGGTGTTGATTAAAACTAATTCTATTGCCATTGAAGCCGACAGCTTACATTATCAATCAGATCTACTTCTTAATGGTGCTGTACTCTTATCGTTGTTAGCGACAGAATATATTTGGGCTAATGTGGATGGTATATTTACAGTATGCGTTGGTTTTTTTCTCATTTATGGTGCGTTGCAGATACTACATAAAAGTATTAAGCAATTAATGGATCACGAGTTAAATGAAGACGAACTTGCTCTTGTTAAGAGAGCGGTGAGTGAACATGCCGATACCATTGGTGTTCACGACATAAGAAGTCGTCAATCTGGTGCAACGCGCTTTATTCAGTTTCATTTAGAGCTTGATGATCATTTATCTTTATATCAAGCACATCAAGTAGGTGAAGATATACGTATTGTACTTGAGGCTAAACTAGCCCCATGTGAAATTTTTATTCATCATGACCCTACATCAACTGTTTCAAAAGATTGA
- the rsgA gene encoding small ribosomal subunit biogenesis GTPase RsgA translates to MAKAKKLTKGQLRRIKANQDKKLARKSESIQWQDDELGDSQQGVVISRFGQHADVESQSGEIFRCNLRRSVGSLVCGDKVLWRQGKETQHSISGVIEAVHERQSVLSRPDVYDGVKPIAANITQIIIVTSVLPAFNADIIDRYLVAAEQTGIPPIILLNKIDLLDDELTEIINEQLQIYQDIGYQVLAVSNETKEGIDILKAQLANNTSIFVGQSGVGKSTLTNSLMPELGLLTKEVSGNSGLGQHTTTVARLYHFLDGGDLIDSPGIREFGLWHLTPEQVCDGFVEFADYLGTCKFRDCKHQTDPGCALVAACEAGAIHPERLASFQRILASLNTNTLTSRFND, encoded by the coding sequence GTGGCAAAAGCTAAAAAACTAACAAAAGGGCAACTCAGACGTATAAAAGCTAACCAAGATAAAAAGTTAGCGCGTAAATCAGAGTCCATCCAATGGCAAGACGACGAACTCGGTGACTCACAACAAGGTGTGGTTATCAGTCGCTTTGGCCAACATGCGGATGTTGAAAGTCAATCAGGCGAAATTTTTCGCTGCAACTTGCGCCGCTCGGTAGGTTCTTTAGTGTGTGGTGATAAGGTGTTATGGCGACAAGGTAAAGAGACTCAGCATAGTATTTCAGGTGTGATTGAAGCTGTACATGAACGGCAATCGGTACTCTCTCGTCCAGATGTCTATGATGGCGTTAAGCCCATTGCAGCTAATATTACGCAGATCATTATCGTAACGTCAGTATTACCCGCATTTAATGCCGATATTATCGATCGTTATCTTGTCGCGGCAGAGCAAACCGGTATTCCTCCTATTATTTTACTTAATAAAATCGATTTATTAGACGATGAACTCACTGAGATTATTAATGAACAGCTGCAAATTTATCAGGATATTGGGTACCAAGTTCTCGCAGTCTCTAATGAGACAAAAGAAGGTATAGATATACTTAAAGCACAACTCGCTAACAATACAAGTATATTTGTAGGCCAATCAGGCGTTGGAAAGTCGACACTTACCAACTCACTAATGCCTGAGCTCGGCCTTTTAACGAAAGAAGTTTCTGGAAATTCAGGACTCGGTCAACACACGACCACAGTCGCGAGACTCTACCACTTTTTAGATGGAGGTGACTTAATTGACTCACCTGGTATTCGTGAATTTGGTTTATGGCATTTAACGCCAGAACAAGTTTGCGATGGATTTGTTGAGTTTGCTGATTATTTAGGTACTTGTAAATTCAGAGACTGTAAACACCAAACAGATCCAGGGTGTGCCTTAGTAGCAGCATGTGAAGCAGGCGCTATACACCCCGAAAGATTAGCAAGTTTTCAACGTATTTTAGCAAGTTTAAATACCAATACGTTAACTTCAAGATTTAATGATTAA
- a CDS encoding M56 family metallopeptidase: protein MDSIENSAELYYIALTLIHFLWQGGLIALLLKFGLTLTSYKHANARYLLSTFAMVACLIMPIVTFLTIYQPDISPSSLLQNAVPLMESGDSFLSANKNSWHQDLLGSLPMLSVLWLITVSGLALKLFIELYQVNQIPKKDVIPPSDALTRTFDQLVDRMKLTRKPKLLIALKVDVPMAIGWLRPVVLIPASMVTGLTPAQLNMLMLHELAHIRRHDYLVNLLQTLVETLLFFNPAVRWISTQMRHEREYCSDDIAVSMSGDAFAYAHTLADTASLCHKHRNHAIPTMAMAASGGDLKKRVLRLVDQHHCGNTDESGKFLASVLIIVSVLAVALKPYLKMPIIDLSSGYISFATATEPSNSTKLNDADLSEASIANLLIQQDQTKAKLIVPDVELPQANSNQESSLALKNDLSIKQAVENDVDKSIAIQEQKLNSRISEPVNKPEVTLTKSSAIVSELEKVTKTEDDNQTILPQVGKSTSEIAFDRTDSANKSSRLDNPYSKQVAALSHSPDLLSEKDDAQAFQLPKPRAAALVLNTEKQPVAADLTPPPTHSKALIIVSPDPRYPSSAKRKGLELDVKVHFTIDNTGRVRNIEFEKKSRVSYFKSTIRNAMEKWRFQPAKLNGKPIESQMSKIFSFSLTE, encoded by the coding sequence ATGGACAGCATAGAAAATAGCGCAGAACTCTATTATATCGCTCTTACTCTGATTCACTTTTTGTGGCAGGGTGGCTTGATTGCGCTCTTGTTAAAGTTTGGCTTAACATTAACATCATACAAACACGCAAATGCACGATATTTACTATCTACTTTTGCGATGGTTGCATGCTTAATTATGCCGATTGTGACCTTTTTAACTATTTATCAGCCCGATATTAGCCCATCTTCCCTTTTGCAAAATGCTGTTCCGCTCATGGAGTCTGGAGATTCCTTTTTATCAGCAAATAAAAATTCATGGCATCAAGACCTACTTGGTAGCCTACCAATGCTATCGGTACTTTGGCTTATTACCGTCAGTGGCTTAGCATTGAAATTGTTTATTGAATTATATCAAGTTAATCAAATACCTAAGAAGGACGTGATCCCGCCATCTGATGCGCTAACACGCACTTTTGATCAACTTGTCGATAGAATGAAACTGACACGTAAACCCAAACTTTTAATTGCCTTAAAGGTCGACGTACCTATGGCTATTGGTTGGTTAAGACCCGTCGTATTAATTCCAGCTTCTATGGTTACCGGATTAACTCCCGCGCAATTAAATATGTTAATGCTACATGAATTAGCGCACATTAGACGCCACGATTACCTTGTAAATTTATTGCAAACCTTAGTAGAAACATTACTGTTTTTTAATCCAGCAGTTCGTTGGATTTCAACGCAAATGCGTCATGAACGCGAATACTGTAGCGATGATATCGCGGTATCAATGTCAGGTGATGCATTCGCTTATGCGCACACGCTTGCTGACACCGCTAGTCTGTGCCATAAACATAGAAACCACGCTATTCCTACGATGGCAATGGCAGCATCAGGCGGCGACTTGAAAAAGCGTGTATTACGACTCGTTGATCAACACCACTGTGGTAATACTGATGAATCAGGTAAGTTTTTAGCTTCAGTACTTATTATTGTATCTGTGCTTGCAGTTGCTTTAAAACCCTACTTAAAAATGCCAATTATTGATTTGTCTTCTGGCTATATCTCTTTTGCTACAGCTACAGAACCTTCAAACTCAACAAAGTTAAATGATGCTGATCTCTCAGAAGCGTCAATTGCCAATTTATTAATTCAGCAGGACCAAACGAAAGCGAAGCTTATTGTCCCTGATGTTGAACTACCTCAAGCGAACAGTAATCAAGAGAGCAGCCTTGCGCTAAAGAACGATTTATCAATCAAGCAGGCAGTAGAAAACGATGTTGATAAATCAATAGCTATTCAAGAACAAAAATTAAATAGTCGTATTAGTGAGCCCGTGAATAAGCCTGAGGTAACTTTAACAAAATCCTCTGCGATAGTAAGTGAGCTAGAAAAAGTAACAAAAACAGAGGATGATAACCAAACCATCTTACCTCAAGTTGGTAAATCAACATCTGAAATTGCCTTTGACCGTACAGACTCTGCAAATAAGTCATCTCGGCTTGACAATCCTTACTCAAAGCAAGTGGCCGCGCTAAGTCACTCTCCTGATTTATTAAGTGAAAAAGATGACGCCCAAGCATTTCAATTACCTAAGCCTCGTGCAGCAGCGTTAGTGTTAAATACGGAAAAGCAACCTGTAGCAGCTGATTTAACACCACCTCCAACACACTCTAAAGCGTTAATAATTGTTTCTCCAGATCCTAGATATCCTTCTTCAGCAAAACGAAAGGGACTAGAACTTGATGTGAAGGTACATTTCACCATTGATAACACTGGCCGAGTTAGAAACATAGAGTTTGAAAAGAAAAGTCGCGTAAGCTACTTTAAAAGCACCATCCGCAATGCGATGGAGAAATGGCGCTTTCAACCAGCTAAGCTTAACGGTAAGCCAATTGAAAGCCAAATGTCTAAAATATTCTCGTTTAGTTTAACAGAATAG
- a CDS encoding BlaI/MecI/CopY family transcriptional regulator: MAQENNGVKPTEAELTLLNILWKIGPATVRQVHETISQTQKTGYTTVLKILQIMHEKSLVIRDESNRAHVYAAANSEMQTQSSLIRDLITRAFGGSTSKLVMRALNESTSKEDIADIRKLLNDLEKQE, encoded by the coding sequence ATGGCTCAAGAAAATAATGGTGTTAAGCCAACAGAAGCCGAACTGACTTTATTAAACATACTCTGGAAAATTGGTCCGGCTACCGTCCGCCAAGTGCATGAAACAATAAGTCAGACTCAGAAAACTGGGTATACGACAGTGCTTAAAATTTTACAAATTATGCACGAAAAATCATTAGTAATTCGAGATGAAAGCAATCGAGCGCATGTATATGCTGCTGCAAACAGTGAAATGCAAACACAATCGTCATTAATTAGAGATCTCATTACACGTGCATTTGGTGGCTCTACCTCAAAACTGGTAATGCGAGCTTTAAATGAAAGCACCAGCAAAGAAGATATTGCTGATATTCGTAAGCTACTTAACGACCTTGAAAAACAGGAATAA
- a CDS encoding alpha/beta fold hydrolase: MTCLNKEKEKAIADFWTSSQTGTFLGVDKVRLAYVKIVQSSSCANIVIASGRSEGYLKYQELAYDLAQRGYNIFIHDHRGQGLSQRLLENPHKGYVKNFDHYADDLATFIRTIVHESADQKPTFLLAHSMGSAIALRTLQKYPHLVSRATLCSPMIAINFGKIPNWIAKTIIKIGLTINQCFSTKPWYFIGHKNYQPAAFENNPLMDCPARFERFIHLYQLVPRLQLGGVTYQWLAQALRVNKRILQELSNIKDPITVLQASDDKIVDNKAQNDFCRQLHHESSLLCQPHPIVISGAKHELLFDIDARRDQALAHIYQSFETVDVGS, encoded by the coding sequence ATGACTTGTCTTAACAAAGAAAAAGAAAAAGCGATAGCCGACTTTTGGACGAGTTCGCAAACAGGGACTTTTTTAGGGGTAGATAAGGTCCGTTTAGCTTACGTGAAAATAGTTCAATCTTCATCATGTGCCAATATTGTTATTGCTAGCGGTCGCAGTGAAGGGTATTTAAAATATCAAGAGCTTGCCTATGATCTAGCACAGCGCGGCTATAATATTTTTATACATGACCATCGCGGCCAAGGTTTATCACAACGTTTGCTTGAAAACCCACACAAGGGTTATGTAAAGAACTTTGATCATTATGCCGACGATTTAGCAACCTTTATCAGAACCATTGTCCATGAATCGGCTGATCAAAAACCTACGTTTTTACTCGCTCATTCGATGGGTAGTGCCATTGCCTTGCGCACGCTTCAAAAATACCCACACTTGGTATCACGCGCGACATTATGCTCGCCAATGATAGCGATAAACTTTGGAAAAATACCAAATTGGATTGCCAAAACAATCATTAAAATTGGTTTAACAATTAATCAATGCTTCAGCACTAAGCCTTGGTACTTTATCGGCCATAAAAACTATCAGCCCGCTGCATTTGAAAATAATCCATTAATGGACTGTCCAGCAAGGTTTGAACGTTTTATCCACTTATATCAACTCGTTCCAAGGCTACAACTAGGTGGTGTAACCTATCAATGGCTAGCACAAGCTCTCCGTGTTAATAAACGCATCTTGCAGGAATTGAGTAACATCAAAGACCCCATCACGGTATTACAAGCGAGTGACGATAAGATTGTAGATAACAAAGCACAAAATGATTTTTGTCGGCAGTTGCATCATGAAAGCTCATTACTGTGTCAACCACACCCTATTGTCATTTCAGGAGCAAAACATGAACTACTGTTTGACATTGACGCCAGAAGAGACCAAGCGCTAGCTCACATTTATCAATCTTTTGAAACAGTTGATGTAGGGTCATGA
- a CDS encoding response regulator: protein MEQTRTILMIDDDTALTALLREYLSYEGFELDACHDGVSGLAAAKNSKYCLILLDVMMPKLNGFELLKALGGKHTTPILMLTAKGDETDKVLGLELGADDYLAKPFQHRELLARINAILRRIDIVKEHNDAQSTYHINNVNLNPACREVYCHGHAIELTGTEYQILMLLMEHCGTIVSKETISKQVMQRTLSPFDRSIDMHVSNIRRKFSPFTDDEKIKTIRGAGYLFLAGNEQ, encoded by the coding sequence ATGGAGCAAACACGTACAATTTTAATGATTGATGATGATACTGCATTGACGGCATTATTACGTGAATACCTCTCATATGAAGGCTTTGAGCTTGACGCCTGCCATGATGGTGTATCCGGGCTTGCGGCAGCAAAGAATAGTAAATATTGCCTCATTTTACTTGATGTGATGATGCCAAAGTTAAATGGTTTTGAATTATTAAAAGCCTTAGGCGGGAAACATACTACGCCTATACTCATGTTGACGGCAAAAGGTGACGAAACTGATAAAGTACTGGGTTTGGAACTTGGTGCTGATGATTATCTCGCCAAACCTTTTCAACACCGTGAACTGCTTGCGCGAATCAATGCAATTTTAAGACGCATTGATATTGTTAAGGAGCATAATGATGCTCAATCCACATACCATATAAATAATGTTAACCTCAATCCTGCATGTAGAGAAGTATACTGCCATGGCCATGCTATCGAACTAACAGGTACAGAATATCAAATTCTCATGCTGCTCATGGAACACTGCGGCACTATTGTTAGTAAAGAAACGATATCAAAGCAAGTTATGCAACGCACATTAAGTCCGTTTGATCGTAGTATTGATATGCACGTAAGCAATATACGCCGCAAGTTTTCGCCGTTTACTGATGACGAAAAAATTAAAACCATTCGTGGTGCTGGTTATTTATTTTTAGCAGGAAATGAGCAGTGA
- a CDS encoding glycerophosphodiester phosphodiesterase translates to MILFAHRGASGEFPENSLLAFEQAIEQGADAIELDVQFHLPSQKLIVIHDHFVDKTTPQQGHINHFSLTELSQMPLGKGQYLLSLTQALSAISGRVLVNVELKTTPQNIQQSRNLVSALDTELKQAICQFNYKPEQLIISAFDHQLLVDCYRQMPAFNYAALIAHNPIDNGLSLLDERFFAINLAIDCLSPQLVSRLKAAHKKVFVYTVDKQEDIKQCWSLSVDGIFTNFPKISRNIIERIASPK, encoded by the coding sequence GTGATTTTATTTGCTCATCGAGGCGCAAGTGGTGAATTTCCAGAAAATTCATTACTTGCCTTCGAGCAAGCAATTGAGCAAGGTGCTGATGCAATTGAACTAGATGTTCAGTTTCACTTGCCTAGTCAAAAACTTATCGTTATTCATGATCATTTTGTTGATAAAACGACACCTCAGCAAGGCCATATTAATCACTTTAGTTTGACTGAGCTATCTCAAATGCCCTTGGGGAAAGGCCAATATTTACTTAGCCTGACGCAAGCATTGTCTGCGATTAGTGGTCGTGTTCTGGTAAATGTTGAGTTGAAAACCACACCACAAAATATTCAACAATCACGCAATCTTGTATCGGCACTAGACACCGAATTGAAACAGGCAATATGTCAATTTAATTATAAACCCGAGCAACTGATTATATCTGCTTTTGATCATCAATTACTTGTTGATTGTTATCGGCAAATGCCTGCATTTAACTATGCTGCTTTAATTGCACATAACCCAATTGATAATGGATTATCTCTACTAGATGAACGTTTCTTTGCCATTAATTTGGCCATTGATTGTTTGTCACCGCAACTAGTATCACGATTGAAAGCGGCGCACAAAAAAGTCTTTGTGTATACTGTAGATAAACAAGAAGATATTAAACAGTGTTGGTCTTTATCCGTCGATGGCATTTTTACCAATTTTCCAAAAATCTCCCGTAATATAATCGAAAGAATTGCATCGCCTAAGTAA
- a CDS encoding ATP-binding protein — translation MSQLRRFFSSIGVKLFFVFWLTTIASITLTHYLTNRLAQENVILPTNPKDLVKLSRIIRQIEHENFEHAEQVIKYSKRVFHHTVFIKNPATNEIFHSPKRFARPIAEYLRKNEISFQTSILFHFARLSGPKQLNINNTPYQLYIASRVKRSDINETILLLPHWFRFLVPILLSMVFCWVFAKYLTRPIRAMEKAALTIGNGDFKARVEKSSHRQDELGQLANSFNLMADKLENNISAHQRLLADVSHELRSPLTRLQITLGLLDKSLPNTAHKNDLIVRCEKEVMQLDDMISNVLTLSRHENTIEPVALSKCNLSHLLADICDDAQLIAKERDVIINLSVASNLLLIANAELLTSAINNVISNAIKYSPAQQTVDVKVEAKHDHILISVIDHGPGVEQQHLDKLFDPFYRVSDSRDRHSGGTGLGLAIAKQAIDKHNGSITAKNHSKGGLIVTISLPKSDS, via the coding sequence ATGAGCCAATTACGACGTTTTTTCAGCTCCATTGGTGTTAAGCTATTTTTTGTTTTTTGGCTGACCACAATTGCATCGATAACCCTAACGCATTACCTCACAAACCGATTAGCACAAGAAAATGTAATATTGCCAACAAACCCAAAGGACCTGGTTAAACTATCACGCATTATCAGGCAAATTGAGCATGAAAACTTTGAACATGCTGAACAGGTTATAAAGTACAGTAAAAGAGTATTTCACCATACGGTGTTTATCAAAAACCCTGCAACAAACGAAATTTTTCACTCACCGAAAAGGTTTGCCAGACCTATTGCAGAATATTTACGTAAAAATGAAATCTCTTTTCAAACGAGTATTTTATTTCACTTTGCTCGTTTAAGTGGTCCAAAGCAATTAAACATTAATAATACGCCATATCAACTTTATATTGCCTCGCGGGTTAAGCGAAGCGATATAAACGAAACAATTTTACTGCTACCGCACTGGTTTCGTTTTCTCGTCCCTATCCTCTTGAGCATGGTATTTTGTTGGGTATTTGCTAAATACCTGACGAGACCAATCCGAGCCATGGAAAAAGCCGCGCTAACCATAGGAAATGGAGACTTCAAAGCACGTGTCGAAAAAAGTAGTCATCGCCAAGATGAACTAGGGCAACTCGCCAATAGTTTTAATTTAATGGCAGATAAACTCGAAAATAACATCTCCGCTCATCAACGTCTGCTAGCAGACGTATCTCATGAGCTGCGCTCTCCACTAACACGATTGCAAATCACGTTGGGACTTTTAGATAAATCACTACCTAATACCGCACATAAAAACGACCTGATCGTACGCTGTGAAAAAGAAGTCATGCAATTGGATGATATGATCAGTAATGTTTTGACCTTATCACGCCATGAAAACACCATAGAGCCTGTTGCCCTTAGTAAATGTAACTTGTCACATCTCTTGGCTGATATTTGTGACGATGCGCAGCTTATTGCTAAAGAAAGGGACGTTATAATCAATTTATCAGTAGCGTCCAATTTACTATTAATAGCAAATGCCGAGTTGTTAACTAGCGCAATTAATAATGTGATATCAAATGCAATTAAGTATAGCCCTGCTCAACAGACAGTTGATGTCAAAGTCGAAGCCAAACACGATCACATACTGATCTCTGTGATCGATCATGGTCCAGGTGTAGAGCAACAACATTTAGATAAATTATTCGATCCATTCTACCGAGTGTCTGATTCACGTGATCGTCATAGTGGAGGTACAGGATTGGGGCTCGCGATCGCCAAGCAAGCAATTGATAAGCATAACGGAAGCATTACAGCTAAAAATCATTCTAAGGGTGGCTTAATAGTTACGATCTCATTACCCAAAAGTGATTCGTAA
- the trmL gene encoding tRNA (uridine(34)/cytosine(34)/5-carboxymethylaminomethyluridine(34)-2'-O)-methyltransferase TrmL: MLDVVLFQPQIPPNTGNIIRLCANTGFRLHLIEPLGFDLDDKKLKRAGLDYHEFAAIKRYKNFEDFITKETPDRILAITTKATNYYGDVTFTQGDYLLFGSETAGLPEEVRQQIPDQDKIRIPMIEGSRSMNLSNATSVIIYEAWRQLGFKNSV, from the coding sequence ATGTTAGATGTTGTATTGTTCCAACCACAAATTCCCCCAAATACAGGAAATATCATCAGGCTGTGTGCAAACACCGGATTTAGGTTACATCTTATCGAGCCACTAGGGTTTGATTTGGATGATAAAAAGTTGAAGCGTGCCGGGCTTGATTACCATGAATTTGCCGCAATTAAGCGCTATAAAAATTTTGAAGATTTTATAACCAAGGAAACACCAGATCGAATATTAGCGATAACGACAAAAGCGACAAATTATTACGGAGATGTAACTTTTACACAAGGCGATTATCTATTATTTGGGTCTGAGACAGCAGGGTTACCTGAAGAAGTTCGGCAACAAATTCCTGATCAAGATAAAATTCGCATTCCAATGATAGAAGGAAGCCGTAGTATGAATTTATCAAACGCCACATCTGTCATAATTTACGAAGCGTGGCGTCAATTAGGCTTTAAAAATTCAGTATAA